One stretch of uncultured Desulfovibrio sp. DNA includes these proteins:
- a CDS encoding glutamate synthase-related protein, translating to MESVRTQDVSVNDLRWKIEYRPDLCTMCGSCVAACTFNAIEVGMMRRSITLSRKAFPDPTQEHSARPVIMQKASIPNACVGCGMCEKICPNAAIKPVRNQDTRFPLLARHHGPVKRGGRTNLNPPRTLDSIFVGRISQMTDPALDSERHTFDIRSPLGRVMLAKELPLRVDGDSLVLTERTPPVHWIYPAIFSDMSIGALSTRAWEAIALAAAYLNEHCGMPVRMCSGEGGMPIKLLESDQLKYMILQIASGHFGWNRIIKAMPRMKTDPAGVLIKIGQGAKPGDGGLLPAAKVAPHIQAIRGVPKATLHSPPNHQGLYSIEESVQKMHLSLNAAFGFRVPVAIKCAASATSVSVYNNLLRDPYKICGGFFIDGIQGGTGAANEVSLEHTGHPIVSKLRDCYMAAVAQGLQGQIPLWAGGGIGLTGNAAADAFKMICLGANGVIIGKILIQLLGCVGNEHGRCNACNTGKCPTGICTQDPRLVKRLDVDRGAQNIVDYMLAFDSELRKLLAPVGNSSLPVGRSDALVTTDKAVADKLDIQYAC from the coding sequence ATGGAATCAGTAAGAACTCAGGACGTAAGTGTTAACGACCTGCGCTGGAAGATAGAATACCGCCCCGATTTGTGCACCATGTGCGGCTCGTGCGTGGCGGCGTGTACTTTCAACGCCATTGAAGTGGGCATGATGCGCCGCAGCATCACGCTTTCGCGCAAGGCCTTTCCCGACCCGACGCAGGAACATTCCGCGCGCCCGGTCATCATGCAAAAGGCCAGCATACCCAACGCCTGCGTGGGTTGCGGCATGTGCGAAAAAATCTGTCCCAACGCGGCTATCAAACCCGTGCGCAACCAGGATACGCGGTTTCCCCTGTTGGCGCGTCACCACGGCCCCGTCAAACGGGGCGGGCGCACCAACCTGAACCCGCCGCGCACGCTCGATTCCATCTTTGTGGGCCGCATCAGCCAGATGACCGACCCCGCGCTGGATTCCGAGCGTCACACCTTTGATATCCGCTCCCCCCTTGGCCGCGTCATGCTTGCCAAGGAACTGCCCCTGCGCGTTGACGGCGACAGCCTTGTGCTGACCGAGCGCACCCCCCCGGTGCACTGGATTTACCCCGCCATCTTCAGCGACATGAGCATCGGCGCGCTCTCCACCCGCGCGTGGGAAGCCATTGCCCTTGCCGCAGCCTATCTTAATGAACACTGCGGCATGCCTGTGCGCATGTGCTCGGGCGAGGGCGGCATGCCCATCAAGCTGCTGGAATCCGACCAGCTCAAGTACATGATCCTGCAGATCGCCTCCGGTCACTTCGGCTGGAACCGCATCATCAAGGCCATGCCCCGTATGAAGACCGACCCGGCGGGTGTGCTCATCAAGATTGGTCAGGGTGCAAAACCCGGCGACGGCGGCCTCTTGCCCGCAGCCAAGGTGGCTCCGCACATTCAGGCCATCCGTGGCGTACCCAAGGCGACCCTGCATTCGCCGCCGAACCATCAGGGCCTGTATTCCATTGAAGAATCCGTGCAGAAAATGCACCTTTCGCTCAATGCGGCCTTTGGCTTCCGCGTGCCGGTGGCTATCAAGTGCGCGGCATCTGCCACGTCTGTTTCCGTCTACAACAACCTGTTGCGCGATCCCTACAAGATCTGCGGCGGGTTCTTCATCGACGGCATTCAGGGCGGCACTGGCGCTGCCAACGAGGTTTCGCTGGAGCACACCGGGCATCCCATTGTTTCCAAGCTGCGCGACTGCTACATGGCTGCCGTTGCCCAGGGTCTTCAGGGGCAGATTCCCCTGTGGGCTGGCGGCGGCATAGGCCTGACCGGCAACGCGGCTGCGGATGCCTTCAAGATGATCTGCCTTGGCGCCAACGGCGTTATCATCGGCAAGATCCTCATCCAGTTGCTGGGCTGCGTCGGCAATGAGCATGGCCGCTGCAATGCCTGTAATACCGGCAAATGTCCCACGGGCATATGCACCCAGGATCCGCGTCTGGTCAAAAGGCTGGATGTGGACAGGGGTGCGCAGAACATTGTGGACTACATGCTGGCCTTTGACTCCGAACTGCGCAAGCTGCTGGCCCCTGTGGGCAACAGTTCGCTGCCGGTTGGGCGTTCCGACGCCCTGGTTACCACGGACAAGGCTGTGGCCGACAAGCTGGATATCCAGTACGCCTGTTAG
- a CDS encoding FAD-dependent oxidoreductase — translation MLRVSTVDEHKRMSTQDLLLAIEAAVEKGETDFYIEASGQHDIGGPLWNKEGKKLTFKVSNPGQRVGSMCLPNTEILVEGSASADVGWLNAGGRIVVRGDAGDTAAHCAAAGTVYIGGRAGTRSGSLMKHDPLYEAPELWVLKSVGSFSFEFMGGGKAVVCGHDSQNIASVMGERSCVGMVGGAVYFRGPVGQLPKDVRLNPLDDEDIAWLDAGLDDFLMAIDQPSLRSELCDWSQWQKITPLPFEERGQKEVLSLGQFRSKEWIPSGIFSDVAPDDFMVNGLVARGDYRLRVPMWQNAEYAAPCEFNCPASIPTQRRLNLLREGNVEEAYRMVLDYTPFPGSVCGSVCPNPCMQSCTRTDLDSPVQIGKLGSYSADITVEKPKTRTGKHIGVIGGGVGGLTAAWQLARLGHDVTVYEADSVMGGKLEQVIPRARLNHDLLRKELKRIEDMGVTFVNNCPVDAKKFEELRKKHSALVVATGGHVPRIFPWPGHEKIVAGIDFLKAINKGEKPAVPDSVIVIGCGNAGMDAAVGAYAMGAKQVTCIDVQKPAAFAHEIEHVEGLGGKLVWPVQTKEVTDNGIITQEGTLIPGKMVIITIGESPDLSFLPEGLEKFREWIVPKPDLSIMDGVFAVGDVIKPGLLVHAIGTGRDAAFAADAFVRGETYTPEKKKLVPSTRLHTAYFAKCHDRELPTPQDEFSRCVSCGTCRDCKMCLKSCPEKAIDRNETAGGGFEYVSNPARCIGCGICAGICPCGIWTMYPNWDMS, via the coding sequence ATGCTGCGCGTTAGCACGGTAGACGAACACAAGCGCATGTCCACCCAGGATTTGCTGCTGGCCATTGAGGCGGCGGTAGAGAAGGGTGAGACTGACTTTTATATTGAGGCCTCGGGCCAGCACGATATCGGCGGCCCCCTGTGGAACAAGGAAGGAAAAAAGCTGACCTTCAAGGTCAGCAACCCCGGTCAGCGGGTAGGCTCCATGTGCCTGCCCAACACCGAAATCCTGGTTGAAGGCTCCGCCTCGGCGGACGTAGGCTGGTTGAACGCGGGCGGGCGCATTGTGGTGCGCGGCGATGCGGGTGACACTGCGGCCCACTGCGCGGCAGCCGGTACTGTTTACATTGGTGGCCGCGCGGGTACCCGCTCAGGCTCCCTGATGAAGCACGACCCCCTTTATGAAGCCCCGGAACTCTGGGTGCTCAAGAGCGTGGGCAGCTTCTCTTTTGAATTCATGGGCGGCGGCAAGGCCGTTGTGTGCGGCCATGACAGCCAGAACATTGCCTCGGTCATGGGCGAACGCTCCTGCGTCGGCATGGTTGGCGGTGCTGTTTACTTCCGTGGGCCTGTTGGACAGCTGCCCAAGGACGTGCGCCTTAATCCCCTGGACGATGAAGATATCGCCTGGCTTGATGCTGGTCTTGACGACTTTCTGATGGCCATTGATCAGCCCAGCCTGCGCAGCGAACTGTGCGACTGGAGCCAGTGGCAGAAGATCACGCCGCTGCCGTTTGAGGAGCGCGGCCAGAAGGAAGTCTTGAGCCTTGGGCAGTTCCGCAGCAAGGAATGGATACCCAGCGGTATTTTCAGCGATGTGGCCCCCGATGACTTTATGGTCAACGGCCTGGTGGCGCGCGGCGATTACCGCCTGCGTGTGCCCATGTGGCAGAACGCCGAGTATGCCGCCCCTTGCGAATTCAACTGCCCGGCGTCCATCCCCACCCAGCGCAGACTTAACCTTCTGCGTGAAGGTAATGTGGAAGAAGCCTACCGCATGGTGCTGGATTACACGCCGTTCCCCGGTTCCGTCTGCGGCAGCGTGTGCCCCAACCCCTGCATGCAGAGCTGCACGCGCACTGATCTGGACAGCCCTGTGCAGATCGGCAAGCTCGGTTCCTATTCTGCGGATATCACGGTCGAAAAGCCCAAAACCCGCACCGGCAAGCACATTGGCGTGATCGGCGGCGGTGTTGGCGGCCTCACGGCTGCCTGGCAGCTCGCCCGGCTGGGCCACGACGTCACCGTGTACGAAGCCGATTCCGTTATGGGCGGCAAGCTTGAGCAGGTGATTCCCCGTGCCCGTCTGAACCATGACCTGCTGCGCAAGGAACTCAAGCGCATTGAGGACATGGGCGTGACCTTTGTGAACAATTGCCCTGTTGACGCCAAAAAGTTCGAGGAACTGCGCAAAAAGCACTCTGCTCTGGTGGTCGCCACCGGCGGGCATGTGCCGCGCATCTTCCCCTGGCCCGGTCACGAAAAGATCGTGGCTGGCATCGACTTTCTGAAGGCCATCAACAAGGGCGAAAAGCCCGCCGTGCCCGACAGCGTGATTGTTATCGGTTGCGGCAACGCGGGTATGGACGCCGCTGTGGGCGCATACGCCATGGGCGCCAAGCAGGTGACCTGCATCGACGTGCAGAAGCCCGCCGCCTTTGCTCACGAAATTGAGCATGTTGAAGGACTGGGCGGCAAACTTGTGTGGCCCGTGCAGACCAAGGAAGTCACCGATAACGGCATCATCACCCAGGAAGGGACGCTCATTCCCGGCAAGATGGTCATTATCACCATTGGCGAATCGCCCGACCTCTCCTTCCTGCCGGAAGGTCTGGAAAAGTTCCGCGAATGGATCGTGCCCAAGCCCGACCTCAGCATCATGGACGGCGTTTTTGCAGTGGGCGACGTTATCAAGCCCGGTCTGCTGGTGCATGCCATTGGCACGGGCCGCGATGCCGCCTTTGCCGCTGATGCCTTTGTGCGCGGCGAAACCTACACGCCGGAAAAGAAAAAGCTCGTGCCTTCCACGCGTCTGCACACGGCCTATTTTGCCAAGTGTCATGACCGTGAGCTGCCTACGCCGCAGGATGAATTCTCCCGCTGCGTGAGCTGCGGCACCTGCCGCGATTGCAAGATGTGCCTCAAATCCTGCCCGGAAAAGGCCATCGACCGCAACGAAACCGCTGGCGGCGGATTTGAATACGTTTCTAATCCTGCCCGCTGCATCGGCTGCGGCATCTGCGCAGGCATCTGCCCCTGCGGCATCTGGACCATGTATCCCAACTGGGACATGAGCTAG
- a CDS encoding methyl-accepting chemotaxis protein, producing MATLFFTNTHMSTLVFTEVTIPQLSSALQSKYEYGLKSVVDVAAQDLADRLKGVTDPKEQYALIEKYTDYQRFFPNDEGYLFTYKTDGTRINVPTNKSQNGKNVIDLKDSDGVYFIRELIEAAKKGGAFVAYRFDKPGAGIQPKLAYTRMIPGTDVIIGTGVYIDSVEAERTRVANLVAERNDHYDNLELLICGGILAVILGFAWLITRIICRPLRQITVEAEKVAQGQEAALPTLKASCPLEIRRLNSSLGMMIENLHGRIQEAADKTRQAAEALDHAKVAQTAAEEAKLRAESARREGMLAAAHQLESIAEALSSASSDLSHQIKRSDEGAEESSKMLSGAATAMNEMNATVQDVARNAGLASGASLETRDKALAGAKIVQNAVESITEVQTHSLSLKEDMNRLNEHAQAINQIMGVISDIADQTNLLALNAAIEAARAGDAGRGFAVVADEVRKLAEKTMVSTSDVAKAIQAIQDSTAKSMQGVENAVGSIGVATDLAGQSGEALQGIVEVVTATADQVNAIAAASEEQSAASEEINRSIVEVNEVSRLTAEAMNQASTAVADLTEQAKKLAALIQEMKQG from the coding sequence ATGGCGACCCTTTTTTTCACCAACACCCACATGTCCACACTGGTTTTTACGGAAGTAACCATTCCCCAGCTTTCGTCGGCATTACAGTCAAAGTATGAGTACGGCCTGAAAAGTGTTGTTGATGTTGCCGCCCAAGACCTTGCCGACAGGCTCAAGGGGGTTACCGACCCCAAGGAGCAGTACGCGCTGATTGAAAAATACACCGATTATCAGCGTTTCTTTCCCAACGACGAGGGCTACCTGTTTACCTATAAAACAGACGGCACTCGTATAAACGTGCCCACCAACAAGTCGCAGAACGGCAAAAATGTTATTGATCTCAAAGACAGCGATGGGGTCTATTTTATACGCGAGTTGATTGAAGCCGCCAAAAAGGGCGGAGCGTTCGTGGCTTACCGCTTTGACAAGCCGGGGGCTGGCATACAGCCCAAACTGGCCTACACACGCATGATACCAGGCACTGATGTTATTATCGGCACTGGCGTGTATATCGACAGCGTAGAGGCGGAACGCACTCGCGTTGCCAACCTGGTTGCCGAGAGAAACGACCATTACGATAATCTTGAGCTGCTTATTTGCGGGGGCATCCTTGCTGTCATTCTTGGCTTTGCATGGCTGATTACCCGCATTATCTGTCGGCCCCTGCGGCAAATTACCGTTGAAGCAGAAAAGGTCGCCCAGGGTCAGGAGGCCGCCCTGCCCACGCTCAAGGCATCCTGTCCGCTCGAAATCCGGCGGCTTAATAGTTCGCTGGGCATGATGATAGAAAACCTGCATGGCCGCATTCAAGAAGCAGCCGACAAAACCCGTCAGGCCGCCGAAGCCCTGGATCACGCAAAAGTAGCGCAGACCGCTGCCGAAGAAGCCAAACTGCGCGCAGAATCGGCCCGCAGGGAAGGCATGCTCGCCGCCGCCCATCAGCTTGAATCCATTGCCGAGGCGCTCTCCTCCGCTTCATCTGACCTCTCGCACCAGATCAAACGCTCTGATGAAGGCGCGGAAGAATCTTCCAAGATGCTTTCTGGCGCAGCCACCGCCATGAATGAAATGAACGCCACGGTTCAGGACGTTGCCAGAAACGCCGGGCTGGCATCGGGCGCATCGCTCGAAACCCGCGACAAGGCTCTTGCTGGCGCAAAGATCGTACAAAACGCCGTGGAAAGCATCACCGAGGTGCAGACCCACTCGCTTTCGCTCAAGGAAGACATGAACCGCCTGAACGAGCACGCGCAGGCCATCAACCAGATTATGGGCGTTATTTCCGACATTGCTGACCAGACCAACCTGCTGGCGCTGAACGCGGCCATCGAGGCCGCCCGTGCTGGCGATGCCGGCAGGGGTTTTGCCGTTGTGGCTGACGAAGTGCGCAAGCTAGCAGAAAAGACCATGGTTTCCACAAGCGATGTGGCCAAGGCCATTCAGGCCATTCAGGACAGCACCGCCAAAAGCATGCAGGGCGTTGAAAACGCTGTGGGTTCCATCGGCGTGGCCACGGATCTGGCCGGGCAATCCGGCGAGGCCCTGCAAGGCATTGTGGAGGTTGTGACCGCCACGGCTGATCAGGTGAATGCCATTGCCGCCGCCAGTGAAGAGCAGTCGGCAGCAAGCGAAGAAATCAACCGCAGCATTGTTGAGGTCAACGAGGTTTCGCGCCTGACGGCAGAGGCCATGAATCAGGCTTCCACCGCCGTTGCCGACCTCACCGAGCAGGCCAAAAAGCTCGCCGCCCTGATTCAGGAGATGAAGCAGGGCTAG
- a CDS encoding glutamate synthase, with translation MCRIGSIKSKTPVPPSMALNLMLPQQEGHDNSGFAMVMQDLEGVFSHYKDKPLLSLACTPEGVQLVNDYMEEKGFVQVAQWVPEVDKRPGLKIEAMPRYVFRNYDYPEEYRSRSQEERENLLLDTRLELRGLLAEKKNGFVYSFWPDVLTLKEIGDPADIAVYFRLWKDDGRLTARNIVTQCRQNTNYAIVRYAAHPFFLQGYTVCANGENTFFTKNKEFQKSLHRGYVGFESDSQNFLYTLHYVLHELRWPIKYYKHVITPLPFVEAEQRADRKVLNLIRESLAHLEINGPNTIIGLLPDGKMITCCDSKKLRPVVVGVNSDMVAIASEVCGLNAIMPDRDISNDIYPNEREMVVIDNDLAVQRWNQ, from the coding sequence ATGTGCAGAATTGGTTCCATCAAGAGCAAGACGCCTGTACCCCCCTCAATGGCGCTCAATCTAATGCTGCCGCAGCAGGAAGGGCATGACAACTCCGGTTTTGCTATGGTTATGCAAGACCTGGAGGGCGTGTTCAGCCACTACAAAGACAAGCCCCTGCTTTCATTGGCCTGCACCCCCGAGGGTGTGCAACTGGTCAACGACTACATGGAAGAAAAGGGTTTTGTGCAGGTTGCCCAGTGGGTGCCTGAAGTGGACAAACGCCCCGGCCTCAAGATTGAGGCCATGCCCCGTTACGTCTTCCGCAACTATGACTACCCCGAGGAATACCGTTCCCGTAGTCAGGAAGAACGCGAAAACCTGCTGCTGGACACACGCCTTGAGCTGCGGGGCTTGTTGGCCGAGAAAAAGAATGGCTTTGTCTATTCGTTCTGGCCCGATGTACTGACCCTTAAAGAAATCGGTGATCCTGCCGACATAGCTGTATATTTTCGACTATGGAAAGACGATGGCCGCCTGACCGCGCGCAACATCGTGACCCAGTGCCGCCAGAATACCAACTACGCCATCGTGCGTTACGCTGCGCATCCCTTCTTTTTGCAGGGCTACACTGTGTGCGCCAACGGCGAGAACACTTTTTTCACCAAGAACAAAGAGTTCCAGAAGTCGCTGCACAGGGGTTATGTGGGTTTTGAATCCGACTCGCAGAACTTTCTGTACACCTTGCATTATGTCTTGCATGAGCTGCGCTGGCCCATCAAGTATTACAAGCACGTGATCACGCCCCTGCCTTTTGTGGAGGCGGAACAGCGCGCTGACCGCAAGGTGCTGAATCTTATTCGCGAATCCCTCGCGCATCTGGAGATCAACGGCCCCAACACCATCATCGGCCTTCTGCCTGACGGCAAGATGATTACCTGCTGCGACTCCAAAAAGCTGCGGCCCGTTGTTGTGGGCGTAAACTCGGACATGGTGGCCATCGCCTCCGAGGTCTGCGGTCTGAACGCCATCATGCCTGACCGCGACATCTCCAACGACATCTATCCCAATGAGCGGGAAATGGTGGTTATTGACAACGATCTGGCGGTGCAGCGATGGAATCAGTAA
- a CDS encoding nitroreductase family protein → MDVFEALFTRRSIRKFTAEPVSDEDLQLVLKAAMCAPSAHNKQPWHFVVVRDKALLASIAERHPYAKMAAEAPVVIVVCANPDEAKAPGYWQQDCTAALENMLIAARGLNLGTVWCGMYPFEDRVEPIRELLNVPAQINMLGLVVMGHPAQPFAEADRFNESKVHLNGW, encoded by the coding sequence ATGGATGTTTTTGAAGCGCTGTTTACCCGCCGCAGCATACGTAAATTCACGGCTGAGCCTGTGAGCGATGAAGATTTGCAGCTCGTACTCAAGGCCGCCATGTGCGCGCCCAGCGCACACAACAAACAGCCCTGGCACTTTGTGGTTGTGCGCGACAAAGCTTTGCTGGCATCCATTGCCGAGCGGCACCCTTATGCCAAAATGGCCGCCGAAGCGCCTGTGGTGATTGTGGTTTGCGCCAATCCGGATGAAGCCAAAGCTCCCGGCTACTGGCAGCAGGACTGCACGGCTGCTCTGGAAAACATGCTGATTGCCGCGCGCGGCCTGAACCTTGGCACGGTGTGGTGCGGCATGTACCCCTTTGAAGACCGCGTTGAACCCATCCGCGAACTGCTCAATGTTCCGGCCCAGATCAACATGCTTGGTCTTGTGGTTATGGGGCACCCTGCGCAGCCTTTTGCCGAGGCGGACAGATTCAACGAAAGCAAGGTTCATCTGAACGGCTGGTAA